The Carnobacterium mobile DSM 4848 genome includes a window with the following:
- a CDS encoding MgtC/SapB family protein, which translates to MFELDYFEITGRMIAAVIFGSIIGYERETRGHNAGLRTHILVAVGSALIALIQTQATYTTIKMALVNPELLQILNTDITRMTAQIVSGIGFLGAGTIIVTKRSVTGLTTAASIWAVAGLGIAVGMGYYFIAVTGCIIILATLRLIKRFFRIEDLKKIEIHYHHREETRKEIKKYFDEKDIQLVDLEYSVDLKEPSSPLYLNLYTVSLPEKIDSTTVIEDLSNLDNIIRIHTIKDR; encoded by the coding sequence ATGTTTGAATTAGACTATTTTGAAATTACCGGACGCATGATCGCAGCTGTTATTTTTGGGAGTATTATCGGCTATGAACGTGAAACGCGCGGACATAACGCTGGTCTTCGGACTCACATTCTGGTTGCTGTCGGTTCAGCTTTAATTGCTTTGATCCAGACACAAGCCACTTATACTACTATTAAAATGGCTTTAGTCAATCCAGAACTGCTGCAGATCCTCAACACAGATATTACGCGGATGACAGCTCAAATTGTCAGCGGCATCGGGTTTCTAGGTGCTGGAACCATCATTGTGACTAAAAGAAGCGTGACGGGATTGACCACTGCGGCTTCTATCTGGGCCGTTGCAGGACTTGGGATTGCTGTTGGCATGGGGTATTATTTTATTGCTGTCACAGGTTGTATCATTATTCTAGCAACTTTGCGGCTGATCAAAAGGTTTTTCCGGATAGAAGATCTAAAAAAAATCGAGATTCATTACCATCACCGGGAAGAAACTCGAAAAGAAATCAAAAAATATTTTGATGAAAAGGACATTCAATTAGTTGATTTAGAATATTCGGTTGACTTAAAGGAACCTTCATCCCCTCTTTACTTGAATCTCTATACGGTTAGCTTGCCAGAAAAAATCGACTCCACTACTGTCATAGAAGATTTGTCCAATTTAGACAACATTATTCGGATCCATACCATTAAAGACCGCTAA
- a CDS encoding DUF421 domain-containing protein has product MKMFFSDWSTISRIAVVGTLAYLLLIVVLRIFGKRTLSKMNAFDFVVTIALGSILATILTSKDLTLIDGILALVILVLLQYILKKLTIHFKFADKVVTSEPTLLFYEGVFDFEAMKKERVSEEEILQAVRSKGFASMSDVLGVVIEASGEFSILSNKAADPKDSTLRNINKEHFQSYDQND; this is encoded by the coding sequence ATGAAGATGTTTTTTAGTGATTGGAGCACCATTTCGAGAATTGCAGTAGTAGGCACGTTAGCTTATTTATTGTTGATTGTTGTGTTACGCATTTTCGGGAAACGAACTTTATCTAAAATGAACGCTTTTGATTTTGTAGTGACAATTGCCCTAGGTTCCATCTTAGCTACAATACTAACTAGCAAAGATTTGACATTGATTGATGGAATTTTGGCTTTAGTTATTTTAGTTTTACTGCAGTATATTCTTAAAAAATTAACAATCCATTTCAAGTTTGCTGATAAAGTAGTAACATCAGAGCCAACGTTGCTGTTTTATGAAGGAGTATTTGATTTTGAAGCAATGAAAAAAGAACGGGTTTCGGAAGAAGAAATTTTACAAGCAGTACGTTCCAAAGGGTTTGCTTCAATGAGTGATGTATTGGGAGTTGTTATAGAAGCATCAGGAGAATTTTCTATTCTTTCGAATAAAGCTGCCGATCCAAAAGATAGTACATTAAGAAACATAAATAAAGAGCACTTTCAGTCATATGATCAAAATGATTAG
- a CDS encoding chromate transporter, translating to MIYLQLFWSFFQVGLLSFGGGYAALPLIQEQVLEVHPWLSSTEFIDILTISQMTPGPIAINTATFVGTKIAGLPGALVATLGCVTPSAVIVLALATLYYKYKGLSMVQGIIKGLRPAVVALIASAGLSILLTAFFNKEAFPVDIADLSWVSAGIFILSLFILRKFKLNPIYVMVFAGALGIVFSLFT from the coding sequence ATGATTTACCTACAGTTATTTTGGAGCTTTTTCCAAGTAGGCTTACTTAGTTTTGGAGGAGGCTATGCAGCTCTCCCTTTGATCCAAGAACAAGTTTTAGAAGTCCACCCTTGGTTGTCTTCGACTGAATTTATTGATATTTTGACAATCTCACAGATGACTCCTGGCCCAATCGCAATTAACACCGCCACCTTTGTCGGCACAAAAATAGCAGGACTCCCTGGAGCTTTAGTTGCTACTTTAGGCTGCGTCACGCCATCTGCTGTCATCGTCCTAGCTTTAGCTACTCTTTACTATAAATACAAAGGCTTGAGTATGGTCCAAGGAATCATTAAAGGCTTGCGTCCTGCTGTCGTTGCGTTGATCGCTTCGGCGGGATTGTCTATTTTATTGACCGCCTTTTTCAATAAAGAAGCATTCCCAGTCGATATCGCTGATTTAAGCTGGGTCTCTGCAGGGATCTTTATTTTAAGTTTATTCATTTTAAGGAAATTTAAGTTAAATCCGATTTACGTGATGGTTTTTGCCGGTGCTTTAGGTATAGTGTTTAGTCTATTTACTTAA
- a CDS encoding chromate transporter, producing the protein MEKDKKFYWTLFSSTLTLSAFTFGGGYVIVPLMQKRFVKELNWIDEEEMMDLVAIGQSAPGPIAVNASIIVGYRMAGIPGAFLATLGTILPPLAIITVISYFYIAFRENPIINALLFGMQAGVAAVIVDVVINMGSTIVKGKQWLPIVVMFLAFIATAVFDVNIVLILFVCGLIGAYTTYRSNLLLNKEDK; encoded by the coding sequence TTGGAAAAAGATAAAAAATTTTATTGGACTTTATTTTCATCTACTCTCACGCTAAGTGCCTTCACTTTTGGCGGAGGGTACGTAATCGTTCCATTGATGCAGAAACGTTTTGTCAAAGAATTAAATTGGATCGATGAAGAAGAAATGATGGATTTGGTAGCCATTGGACAATCCGCTCCGGGCCCAATCGCAGTAAATGCTTCTATCATCGTCGGGTATCGCATGGCCGGTATTCCAGGAGCATTTTTAGCTACCTTAGGAACGATTTTGCCTCCGTTAGCTATTATTACAGTCATTTCTTACTTCTATATTGCTTTTCGAGAAAATCCTATCATCAATGCTTTGTTATTTGGTATGCAAGCTGGTGTAGCTGCCGTCATTGTTGATGTCGTTATCAATATGGGGTCGACTATTGTCAAAGGCAAGCAATGGCTGCCGATCGTTGTCATGTTTTTGGCTTTCATAGCAACCGCCGTTTTTGATGTTAATATCGTGTTGATCTTGTTTGTTTGTGGATTGATTGGGGCTTATACGACATACCGATCCAACTTATTATTAAATAAGGAGGATAAATAA
- a CDS encoding trimeric intracellular cation channel family protein: MGAWEIFTIIGTISFSLQGGLIAMEKKYDIFGVYLFGILTAFGGGAIRNTLIDAPDYQLWNQNKLFYISIAMITLIVLLPKPFLKSKELWGNFFDAIGLIAFSIQGSMTAVKLDLPVGAVVVSALLTATGGGVLRDLLAYRQPIVLGEVVYGLWVFLIGLIIGMRWATTTTHLYIIFMVFTILRILSFVYSWKVPVRKLEE, from the coding sequence ATGGGTGCTTGGGAGATATTTACCATAATAGGGACGATTTCGTTTTCATTGCAAGGCGGTTTGATTGCAATGGAAAAAAAATATGATATATTCGGCGTTTATTTATTTGGTATTTTAACTGCTTTTGGCGGCGGAGCTATCCGCAACACGTTGATTGATGCACCTGATTATCAGCTATGGAATCAAAATAAATTATTTTATATTTCAATCGCAATGATTACATTGATCGTGTTGCTGCCTAAGCCTTTTTTGAAAAGCAAAGAACTGTGGGGAAATTTTTTTGATGCAATTGGTTTGATAGCATTTTCGATTCAAGGATCTATGACAGCAGTAAAGTTAGATTTGCCTGTCGGAGCAGTTGTTGTTTCTGCGCTTTTGACAGCAACCGGCGGCGGAGTTTTGCGTGATTTGCTTGCCTACCGTCAACCCATTGTTTTAGGCGAAGTGGTTTATGGCTTGTGGGTATTTTTGATTGGGTTGATCATCGGAATGAGATGGGCCACTACGACCACGCATCTTTACATTATTTTTATGGTTTTTACCATCCTTCGAATTTTGTCTTTTGTTTATAGTTGGAAAGTTCCTGTTCGGAAACTTGAAGAGTAG
- the gorA gene encoding glutathione-disulfide reductase, with protein MAKQYDYIAIGGGSGGIASINRAGMHGAKGVLIEGNVIGGTCVNVGCVPKKIMWHGAQMMDEMNLYAPGYGIDIPSKNLNFAKLVQNRETFIERLHGSYQKGLDSNEVDFVHGYAKFVDNKTVEVNGEQYTADHILIATGGKPVFPDIPGAEYGLDSDGFFEMTELPKRTAVVGAGYIAVELAGVLHGLGSDTHLFVRQHAPLRNFDSIIVEGLVETMEREGATLHTYAVPEKVEKNEDGSLTLHLEDGTAHETDAIIWAIGREPNTSNLNLAATDVAVNDGGYVKVDEFQNTSVKGIYAIGDVTGHIELTPVAIAAGRRLSERLFNNKPMEHLDYNNVPTVVFTHPPIGTVGMTEEQAIDQYGQAQIKTYETRFTAMHSSITENRQKTYMKLVCCGPEEKVIGLHGMGAGMDEMLQGFAVAIKMGATKADFDDTVAIHPTGAEEFVTMK; from the coding sequence ATGGCGAAACAATATGATTATATTGCTATTGGTGGCGGAAGCGGCGGGATCGCTTCAATCAACCGTGCAGGAATGCATGGAGCCAAAGGCGTTTTAATAGAAGGAAATGTCATCGGCGGTACCTGTGTGAATGTAGGGTGCGTGCCTAAGAAAATTATGTGGCATGGAGCACAAATGATGGATGAAATGAATTTGTATGCACCAGGTTACGGTATTGATATTCCATCAAAAAATTTAAATTTTGCCAAATTAGTTCAAAACAGAGAAACGTTTATTGAACGTCTGCACGGCAGTTACCAAAAAGGTTTAGACAGTAACGAAGTAGATTTCGTTCATGGATATGCTAAGTTTGTAGACAATAAAACCGTTGAAGTGAACGGGGAACAGTATACAGCTGATCATATCTTGATTGCTACCGGCGGAAAACCGGTGTTCCCAGATATTCCAGGTGCTGAATATGGATTAGATTCAGATGGGTTCTTTGAAATGACGGAGTTGCCGAAACGGACAGCTGTAGTAGGAGCCGGGTATATTGCAGTAGAATTAGCAGGCGTTTTACATGGATTAGGATCAGATACCCACTTATTTGTTCGCCAACATGCTCCTTTACGCAACTTTGATTCCATCATCGTAGAAGGATTAGTTGAAACAATGGAACGAGAAGGCGCGACTTTGCATACGTACGCGGTCCCCGAAAAAGTTGAAAAGAATGAAGACGGCAGTTTGACTCTTCATTTAGAAGACGGAACAGCACACGAAACCGATGCTATTATTTGGGCGATCGGACGGGAACCTAATACAAGCAATTTGAATTTGGCAGCGACAGATGTGGCTGTAAATGATGGAGGTTATGTTAAAGTAGATGAATTCCAAAACACATCTGTCAAAGGAATTTACGCTATCGGCGATGTTACAGGACATATTGAATTGACTCCTGTTGCAATTGCAGCCGGGAGACGTTTATCTGAACGCTTATTTAACAATAAACCGATGGAGCATTTGGATTACAATAACGTCCCAACAGTTGTCTTTACCCATCCGCCAATCGGTACGGTCGGAATGACAGAAGAACAAGCTATTGATCAATATGGCCAAGCGCAAATCAAAACGTATGAAACACGCTTTACAGCCATGCACAGTTCCATTACTGAAAACCGACAAAAGACTTATATGAAATTGGTTTGTTGTGGTCCGGAAGAAAAAGTTATCGGTTTGCATGGAATGGGCGCCGGTATGGACGAAATGCTGCAAGGATTTGCAGTAGCTATCAAAATGGGAGCAACGAAAGCTGATTTCGATGACACAGTAGC